The DNA window GTACTGGTCATCAGGTCGCGTCGCCCTGGTAGGTGACGCCGGGTACTGCGCATCACCGCTGAGCGGAATGGGAACCAGCCTCGCCCTCGTTGGCGCCTATATCTTGGCCGGTGAGCTCGGACCTGCGGATGCGCTTGACGCCGAACGCATTCGGAAAGCATTTCGTCGCTACGGGATGGTCATGCGTCCTTATGTCGACAAATGCCAGGACCTGCCGAACAGCATCGACCGGTACGCTCCGAAGAAGGCATCCGACATCGCGGCCAACGCGGCGGTGATGAAATGGATGCAGCGCTGGCCGTTCCGACCCATCGCTGCCAAACTCTGGTTCGGCACCGCGGATTCGATTGAGCTGCCGGACTATTCCTGAGGGCTATTGGATACAGCGCGAGAGTACGCGACCGAACTGCAGCAGGCGTTGCATCTGGGCCAAGCCGCCGTTGTCGACGGACTTGAGGTAGCGGAACGACTCGCAGTAGATGTCGGTCTCGGTCACCGACTTCTGCCGCGACCTGGTGACGAGTTGGGTGTACATCCGCAGCCGTACCTCGGAGAGCCGGCGGGTGCCGTCGTCGAATGCCTCGTATTCGGTGGTGAGCACATGGTCGGTGATCGTCGACAGCAGGATCGTCCGAACCGAGGCGTTCAGCACCCGGCGCTCGCGCTCGTCGATGATCGAGGATTCGTCGTCGGCGCGCCAGATGATCAGCCGGTGCCCGTCGGTGAGCACGACCTCCTGCCACAGCGGATTCTCGTCGGTCTCACCCCATGACCCTTCGCTGACGCCGCGCGACATGATGAAGGATTTGATCGCGGGAAGGTCGATGACCGAACGCAATTGGTCCAATGCCAGCTCGGGATCGCGCAGGTACACCTTGGCCGCCTCGTCCACGCTCGAATACGGCGCCCAGTCCTGCGGTGCTCCCATTACGTGCCTGCGCTCCCGTCACCCGCCCCCCGAACAGCCTCCGCGGCCGCCCGGATCTGCGGTGTCACCAGCATCACCTGGCCCAGCACCCCGTTGACGAAACCCGGTGAGTCGTCGGTGGACAACTTCTTGGCTAATTCGACGGCTTCATCGACCGCCACCGGTTCGGGAACATCCTCGGCGTGCAGCAGTTCCCACACGGCCACCCGCAGGATGGCCCGGTCCACGGCGGGCAGCCGCTCCAGCGTCCAGCCCTGCAGGTGCGCCGAGATCAGATCGTCGATGTGCGCGGTGTGATCGGTCACCCCGCGCGCGACCGTCACCGTGTAAGGGTTCAGCGGAGAGATCTCGGACTGCGTCTGCGAAAGGGCACTGCGAGACTCGGCCACCTCGGCGGGCGTGAGCCCGCGCGCCTCGGCCTCGAAAAGCAGGTCGACGGCCCGCTTGCGGGCCTGATGGCGGCCACGGTCGCCCCGGTGGCTCTTCCCGTCGCCCCGGGAGTCAGGCATTCACCCTTCCCAGATAGCTGCCGTCACGCGAATCGATCTTGAGCTTGTCGCCGGTGTTGATGAACAACGGCACCTGGATCTCCGCACCGGTCTCGACGGTCGCAGGCTTGGTCCCCGCGCTGGACCGGTCACCCTGCAGGCCGGGCTCGGTATGGGTGACCTCCAGCTCGACGGTCACCGGCAGTTCGAGATATAGCGGGGCGCCGTTGTGGAACGCGATCTGCACCGGCAGGCTCTCCAGCAGGAACTTGGCGGCATCGCCGACCAGCGACTCCGAAAGCGGGTGCTGCTCGTAATCCTGGGAATCCATGAACACGAAGTCCGAACCGTCGCGGTACAGATAGGTGGCGTCGCGCCGGTCGACCGTGGCCGTCTCGACCTTCACACCCGCGTTGTAGGTCTTGTCGACGACCTTTCCTGACAACACGTTCTTGAGCTTGGTGCGCACGAAGGCGGGACCCTTGCCGGGCTTGACGTGCTGGAATTCGGTGATCTGCCAGAGTTGGCCGTCAATCTGAAGGACGAGGCCGTTCTTGAAGTCGGCGGTCGATGCCACGGTCGGTTGTTCTCCTGTTCAGAGGATCGCCAGTTCCTTGGGGAACCGGGTGAGTAAGTCTGCGGTCTGATGTCGCCGGCTACCCGGCTCCGAGGCGCCTTCACCGACGACCAACGTGTCCTCGATTCGGACGCCGCCGCGGTCTGGCAGATAGACACCGGGCTCCACGGTCACCGCAGAGCCAGCAAGCAGTGTACCGGCGGATGACGCGCTGATTCCCGGTGCTTCGTGAATCTGCAGACCGACACCGTGTCCCAGCCCATGACCGAAGTTCTCGGCATATCCCGCGTCGGCGATGATCCGTCGCGATGCCGCGTCGACGTCGGAGAGCGTGGCTCCGGGCGCGAGCGCGTCGCGGCCCGCCCGCTGGGCGGTGGCCACCAAGTCATAGATGTCGTACTGCCACTGTGCGGCCGGCGACAGCACGAAGGTGCGGGTCATGTCGGAGTGATAGCCGCACACCAGTGCGCCGAAGTCGATCTTGACGAAGTCGCCGGCGGCCAACACCGCATCGGTCGGCCGATGGTGCGGGATCGCCGAGTTGGGCCCGGCCGCCACGATGGTCTCGAATGACACGCCATCGGCACCGTGATCGAGCATCAGCGCCTCGAGTTCGCGGCCGACCTCTTTTTCGGTCCGGCCCGGCCGCAGCCCTCCACGCTCGACCAGATCGTGCAGCGCCGCGTCGGCGGCCTCACAGGCCAGCCGCAACAACGCGACCTCGCCGGCGTCCTTGACCTCGCGCAATGCCTCCACAGTTCCCGACGCCCGGATCAGTTGGGTCATGTCGCCTGCGGCCTTGGTGAGCGCGCTGAACCCATCGACAGTCACCACGTGACTCTCGAAACCGAGACGAGCCAGCCCATCGGCTGCCGCCCGCGCGACCAGATGGGGTCCGCACGCCCGCTCGATGACGAGCTCGGCATCGGGGGCCTGCTGCGCCGCCTGCGTGCGGTAGCGCCCGTCGGTCGCGAGCACCGGAGTCGGGTCCTCCGCACGAATTAACAGCGCCGCGTTCGACCCGGTGAAACCCGACAGATATCGGACGTTGACCAGGTCTGACACCACCATCGCGTCCAAGTCGGCGGCGACAAGTCGCTGACGCAGCCGGTCCCGGCGCTGTGAAATAGTCACGGTTGTTGAACCTACTCGCTAAGGTGTGGCCTCATGAGTAACTGGTTGCTGCGCGGACTGGTGTTCGCCGCCCTGATGGTGATCGTCCGATTGCTGCAGGGAGCGTTGATCAACGCGTGGGAGACCAGGGCCGGGCTGATCAGCATCATTCTGGTGCTTTTCTTCGCCGTCGCTGTGTTCGTGTGGGGCCTGATCGACGGTCGCGGCGACGCCCGCGCCAACCCGGATCCGGACCGCCGTGGCGACCTGGCGATGACGTGGCTGCTGGCCGGCCTGTTCGCCGGCATCGTCAGCGGAGCCGTCGCGTGGTTCATCTCGCTCTTCTACAAGAGCCTCTACGTCGAAGGGCTGATCAACGAGCTCACCACCTTTGCGGCGT is part of the Mycolicibacterium tusciae JS617 genome and encodes:
- the efp gene encoding elongation factor P, with the translated sequence MASTADFKNGLVLQIDGQLWQITEFQHVKPGKGPAFVRTKLKNVLSGKVVDKTYNAGVKVETATVDRRDATYLYRDGSDFVFMDSQDYEQHPLSESLVGDAAKFLLESLPVQIAFHNGAPLYLELPVTVELEVTHTEPGLQGDRSSAGTKPATVETGAEIQVPLFINTGDKLKIDSRDGSYLGRVNA
- the nusB gene encoding transcription antitermination factor NusB; the encoded protein is MPDSRGDGKSHRGDRGRHQARKRAVDLLFEAEARGLTPAEVAESRSALSQTQSEISPLNPYTVTVARGVTDHTAHIDDLISAHLQGWTLERLPAVDRAILRVAVWELLHAEDVPEPVAVDEAVELAKKLSTDDSPGFVNGVLGQVMLVTPQIRAAAEAVRGAGDGSAGT
- a CDS encoding aminopeptidase P family protein, which encodes MTISQRRDRLRQRLVAADLDAMVVSDLVNVRYLSGFTGSNAALLIRAEDPTPVLATDGRYRTQAAQQAPDAELVIERACGPHLVARAAADGLARLGFESHVVTVDGFSALTKAAGDMTQLIRASGTVEALREVKDAGEVALLRLACEAADAALHDLVERGGLRPGRTEKEVGRELEALMLDHGADGVSFETIVAAGPNSAIPHHRPTDAVLAAGDFVKIDFGALVCGYHSDMTRTFVLSPAAQWQYDIYDLVATAQRAGRDALAPGATLSDVDAASRRIIADAGYAENFGHGLGHGVGLQIHEAPGISASSAGTLLAGSAVTVEPGVYLPDRGGVRIEDTLVVGEGASEPGSRRHQTADLLTRFPKELAIL
- a CDS encoding B-4DMT family transporter translates to MSNWLLRGLVFAALMVIVRLLQGALINAWETRAGLISIILVLFFAVAVFVWGLIDGRGDARANPDPDRRGDLAMTWLLAGLFAGIVSGAVAWFISLFYKSLYVEGLINELTTFAAFTALLVFLVALAGVTIGRWLVDRNAPPVTRHRSGDEERTDTDVFAAVRQPDGEQTSELQTSEIRRDS